One part of the Spirochaetota bacterium genome encodes these proteins:
- a CDS encoding rhodanese-like domain-containing protein, whose amino-acid sequence MKKNIFYCFFFVSCATERFYIKNSYDIIQYKQISPQELTHISKTMPVNNYLIIDLRAQSLYQKEHINNAISLPYNNLKSIINISNIYNSQIIFYDTKNIYDFTIINIMKKLNITNFNFLQDGFSKWTNENRPTSSTNNYI is encoded by the coding sequence ATGAAAAAAAATATTTTTTACTGTTTTTTCTTTGTTTCTTGCGCAACAGAGAGGTTTTATATTAAAAACTCTTATGATATTATACAATACAAACAAATATCACCTCAAGAACTTACTCATATCTCAAAAACAATGCCAGTAAATAATTATCTTATTATTGATTTGCGAGCTCAAAGTTTGTATCAAAAAGAACATATCAACAATGCCATATCGCTTCCTTATAATAATCTTAAGAGTATTATTAATATTTCAAATATTTATAATTCTCAAATAATTTTTTATGATACTAAAAATATATATGATTTCACAATAATAAACATCATGAAAAAACTGAATATTACTAACTTTAACTTTCTTCAAGATGGTTTTAGCAAATGGACTAATGAAAATCGACCAACATCATCAACTAATAATTATATTTAG
- the truA gene encoding tRNA pseudouridine(38-40) synthase TruA, producing the protein MAEKRTYSLLLSYEGSAFCGWHTQINAPTVQGTLNEVLSILYSKKIFVWGAGRTDSGAHALQYRAHYRTHNDCLPKDKIKSILNSKLPAEIRVYDVQEVSNKFHATFCCKARTYCYFMHIGEILPPRFHKKVFHEWESLDIELLKEVLPLFKGTHDFSQFCYGYSAQEKIKKTMIRHVDYFYAKQVDDYIVFFIKGEGFLRGMIRTLIGTSLSVAKGIITIDEIKDSLNGQALPLKKWRPVPAEGLFFKRAHY; encoded by the coding sequence ATGGCTGAAAAAAGAACTTATTCATTACTTCTATCCTATGAAGGATCTGCTTTTTGTGGTTGGCATACACAAATCAATGCTCCTACCGTACAAGGTACTTTGAATGAAGTGTTATCTATATTATATTCAAAGAAAATATTTGTTTGGGGGGCTGGGCGTACGGATTCAGGTGCACATGCTTTACAATATAGAGCTCATTATAGAACGCATAATGATTGTTTACCTAAAGATAAAATCAAAAGTATTCTTAATAGTAAATTACCTGCTGAAATACGAGTTTATGATGTACAAGAGGTGAGTAATAAATTTCATGCGACATTCTGTTGTAAAGCTCGTACTTATTGTTATTTTATGCATATAGGAGAGATCTTACCCCCTCGTTTTCATAAAAAAGTTTTTCATGAATGGGAATCCTTAGATATAGAATTATTAAAAGAAGTGTTACCTCTTTTTAAAGGTACTCATGATTTTTCTCAATTTTGTTATGGTTATAGTGCTCAAGAAAAAATAAAAAAAACAATGATCAGGCATGTAGATTATTTTTATGCAAAGCAAGTAGATGATTATATTGTATTTTTTATTAAAGGAGAGGGTTTTCTTAGAGGAATGATAAGAACATTAATAGGAACATCTTTATCTGTTGCAAAAGGTATTATCACTATTGATGAGATCAAAGACTCCCTCAATGG